From a single Mycolicibacterium mengxianglii genomic region:
- a CDS encoding metallophosphoesterase translates to MFVVVLGAILALMHLYVWRRLIKDTTGPGRTRRVLTLVLVTLLILLVATLVLPRLTGIRDAAWYAWPGYLWFGLAAYLFLTLLVLEPVRLVLRGWVKAEPQPAPEQPAGLNRRVFLARTTAAAAGAASVGLVGFGAATALGPPQVLQVPIRLRRLDPALNGFRVAVVSDIHLGPLAGRAHTERIVAMINETDADLVAIVGDLVDGTVAELGPAAEPLQDLVSREGAFFVTGNHEYFVSDTAEWLHELERFGVMPLRNENTTIRRGGAAFDLAGVNDLAGRQRGEPPDLDRALAGADSSRPTVLLAHQPVQVSEAAARGVDLQLSGHTHGGQMWPFHYVVEAVQPSLAGLSSVGETQLYVSRGAGFWGPPVRVGAPPDISVLTLEAFR, encoded by the coding sequence ATGTTCGTCGTCGTCCTGGGCGCGATCCTCGCGCTGATGCATCTGTACGTGTGGCGTCGGCTCATCAAGGACACCACCGGCCCTGGGCGTACCCGCCGGGTTCTGACGCTGGTCCTGGTGACGCTGCTGATCCTGCTGGTGGCCACTCTGGTGTTGCCGCGGTTGACCGGGATCCGCGATGCGGCCTGGTATGCCTGGCCGGGATATCTCTGGTTCGGGCTGGCGGCGTATCTGTTCTTGACGTTGCTGGTGCTCGAACCGGTCCGCCTGGTGCTGCGGGGCTGGGTGAAAGCCGAGCCGCAGCCTGCGCCTGAGCAGCCGGCGGGTCTCAACCGCCGGGTGTTCTTGGCGCGTACCACTGCAGCCGCGGCTGGTGCGGCGTCGGTGGGGCTCGTCGGCTTCGGGGCGGCGACGGCACTGGGGCCGCCACAGGTGTTGCAGGTTCCGATCCGACTGCGCCGGCTCGATCCGGCGCTCAACGGTTTCCGGGTGGCCGTGGTCTCCGACATTCACCTCGGTCCGCTGGCCGGACGTGCACACACCGAGCGCATCGTGGCGATGATCAACGAGACCGACGCCGACTTGGTGGCCATCGTCGGTGATCTGGTGGACGGCACCGTCGCCGAGCTCGGCCCTGCGGCAGAACCGTTGCAGGACTTGGTTTCCCGGGAGGGGGCATTCTTCGTCACGGGTAACCACGAATACTTTGTGTCCGACACCGCGGAGTGGCTGCATGAGCTGGAGCGCTTCGGGGTGATGCCATTGCGCAACGAGAACACCACGATCCGGCGCGGCGGTGCCGCTTTCGACCTTGCCGGCGTCAACGACCTCGCCGGTCGGCAGCGCGGCGAGCCACCGGATCTCGATCGCGCACTCGCCGGCGCCGATTCGTCGCGGCCCACGGTCCTGTTGGCCCATCAGCCGGTGCAGGTCTCCGAAGCCGCCGCCCGAGGGGTGGACCTGCAGCTCTCCGGGCACACCCACGGCGGTCAGATGTGGCCGTTCCACTATGTCGTCGAAGCAGTCCAGCCTTCGTTGGCCGGACTCTCATCGGTGGGGGAGACCCAGCTCTATGTGTCGCGAGGCGCCGGATTCTGGGGCCCGCCGGTGCGGGTGGGTGCGCCGCCGGACATCTCGGTATTGACGTTGGAGGCCTTCCGGTAG
- a CDS encoding tripartite tricarboxylate transporter permease — protein MENFDWLMQGFAEAVTPMNLLYAVIGVLLGTAVGVLPGIGPAMTVALLLPITYNVSPSAAFIMFAGIFYGGMYGGSTTSILLNTPGESSSVITAIEGNKMAKAGRAAQALATAAIGSFVAGAIGTALLAAFAPAVSRFAVTLGAPSYLAIMLFALVAVTAVLGSSKLRGAISLLLGLAIGLVGIDSLTGQPRATFGLPQLSDGIDIVVIAVAVFAVGEALWVAAHLRRRPAQIIPVGRPWMGRDDWKRSWMPWLRGTAYGFPFGALPAGGAELPTFLSYITEKKLSKHPEEFGKGAIEGVAGPEAANNASAAGTLVPMLSLGLPTNATAAVMLTAFVSYGIQPGPTLFDKEPLLIWTLIASLFIGNFLLLVINLPLAPLWAKLLRTPRPYLYAGILFFAILGAFAVNIQPLDLALLLLFGLMGLMMRRFGLPVLPLIIGVILGPRIERQLRQSLQLGGGDWSSLFTEPVAIVTYVLMVLLLVMPLVLRLLHRSEETLLIVEDDKDQREKASHT, from the coding sequence ATGGAGAACTTCGACTGGTTGATGCAGGGGTTCGCCGAAGCCGTGACCCCGATGAACCTGCTGTATGCGGTCATCGGTGTGCTGCTCGGTACGGCGGTGGGCGTGCTGCCGGGCATCGGCCCGGCGATGACGGTGGCGCTGCTGCTGCCGATCACCTACAACGTCAGCCCTTCTGCGGCGTTCATCATGTTCGCCGGCATCTTCTACGGCGGTATGTACGGCGGTTCCACCACCTCGATCCTGCTCAACACCCCTGGTGAATCGTCGTCGGTGATCACCGCCATCGAGGGCAACAAGATGGCCAAGGCCGGTCGGGCGGCCCAAGCCCTGGCGACCGCAGCCATCGGCTCGTTCGTCGCCGGTGCCATCGGCACCGCACTGCTCGCGGCGTTCGCGCCGGCGGTGTCACGGTTCGCCGTCACCCTGGGCGCGCCGTCGTATCTGGCGATCATGCTGTTCGCGCTCGTGGCTGTCACCGCAGTGCTGGGTTCGTCGAAACTGCGCGGCGCGATCTCGCTGCTGCTCGGGTTGGCGATCGGCTTGGTCGGTATCGACTCGTTGACCGGTCAGCCGCGGGCCACCTTCGGATTGCCCCAGCTCAGTGACGGTATCGACATCGTGGTGATCGCGGTGGCGGTTTTCGCCGTCGGTGAGGCGCTCTGGGTGGCCGCCCATCTGCGGCGCCGGCCGGCCCAGATCATTCCGGTGGGGCGGCCGTGGATGGGCCGCGACGACTGGAAGCGGTCCTGGATGCCCTGGCTGCGCGGCACGGCGTACGGGTTCCCGTTCGGGGCACTGCCCGCCGGCGGTGCCGAGCTCCCGACGTTCCTGAGCTACATCACCGAGAAGAAGCTCTCCAAGCATCCCGAGGAATTCGGCAAGGGTGCCATCGAGGGTGTGGCCGGGCCGGAGGCGGCCAATAATGCCTCCGCGGCCGGCACGCTGGTGCCGATGCTCTCGCTCGGCCTGCCCACCAATGCGACGGCGGCAGTGATGCTGACGGCGTTCGTGTCCTACGGCATCCAGCCGGGGCCGACCCTGTTCGACAAGGAGCCGCTGCTGATCTGGACGCTGATCGCCAGCCTGTTCATCGGGAACTTCCTGTTGTTGGTGATCAACCTGCCGCTGGCGCCGCTGTGGGCCAAGCTGCTGCGCACCCCGCGGCCCTACCTGTACGCCGGCATCCTGTTCTTCGCGATCCTGGGTGCCTTCGCCGTCAACATCCAACCGCTCGACCTGGCACTGCTGCTGCTGTTCGGATTGATGGGCCTGATGATGCGGCGTTTCGGGTTGCCGGTGTTACCGCTGATCATCGGCGTGATTCTGGGGCCGCGGATCGAACGACAGCTGCGTCAAAGTTTGCAGCTCGGCGGAGGCGACTGGTCGAGCCTGTTCACCGAGCCGGTGGCGATCGTCACCTACGTGCTGATGGTGCTGCTGCTGGTAATGCCGCTGGTGCTGCGGTTGCTGCACCGCAGCGAAGAGACGCTGTTGATCGTGGAGGACGACAAGGACCAGCGAGAGAAGGCATCACACACATGA
- a CDS encoding tripartite tricarboxylate transporter TctB family protein, whose translation MSESPVVPKKIDKGQYIVCVVCLAVGIFLIVDAMRITAGFAAVDPVGPRPFPIAVGAGLIVLSVILAVAIPRGSRGEADAGEDVDPDMPSDWRTVGLLIALFIATILLVNPLGWTITGGLFFAGAATVLGSRHYFRNILIGAALGIISFYAFYSGLGIPLPAGILDGIL comes from the coding sequence ATGAGCGAATCACCGGTAGTGCCCAAGAAGATCGACAAGGGCCAGTACATCGTCTGCGTGGTGTGCCTGGCCGTGGGGATCTTCCTGATCGTCGACGCCATGCGGATCACGGCAGGCTTCGCCGCGGTGGATCCCGTGGGGCCGCGGCCATTTCCGATCGCCGTGGGCGCCGGCCTGATCGTGCTTTCGGTGATCCTGGCGGTCGCCATTCCTCGCGGATCGCGTGGTGAAGCCGACGCCGGCGAAGATGTCGACCCCGACATGCCCAGCGACTGGCGCACCGTCGGCCTGCTGATCGCGTTGTTCATCGCGACCATCCTGCTGGTCAACCCGCTCGGCTGGACCATCACCGGCGGGCTGTTCTTCGCCGGCGCGGCAACGGTATTGGGCAGCAGGCATTACTTCCGCAATATTCTCATCGGCGCGGCGCTGGGCATCATCAGCTTCTACGCGTTCTACTCCGGGCTCGGAATTCCGTTGCCCGCAGGCATTCTGGACGGGATTCTGTAG
- the zwf gene encoding glucose-6-phosphate dehydrogenase, with protein MSEPQNLPPHVFVLFGATGDLAKRKLFPGLYHLALAGRLPDDYLIIGSGRHSPGSDDEFRDKIRDSLTEFVGEVDAAVADEVLGRLSFTVSSSDDGSDLAEAVKQAQDKLGDDASTLIYLSVPPSAANAMIRMLGEQGIATRDPDKVRIVTEKPFGTDLQTSRELDATIKDVVDETQVYRIDHFLGKEAVQNILALRFANGLIEPAWNRTTVESVQIDIPEDLTAEGRGSFYESTGCFRDMVTTHLCQVLGFIAMEAPVRLDAEQVRNEKSKVFTVMRPLDPERVVFGQYDGYRDLDDVAEDSQVETLVALEAFVDNERWQGVPFYLRTGKAMGDNRRTVTLRFRTPPLGRFGESGYGADELVLELEESPTAQIHLNVKRPGPDMALTCGTFHLEIADDDPDDSPLEAYERLLLDVMRGDQTLFTRADEVDRLWQVCQPVLDNPPPVQPYAQGSWGPAAAVSLVKGGWRLPDA; from the coding sequence GTGTCTGAACCACAGAACCTCCCGCCCCACGTCTTCGTGCTTTTCGGCGCCACTGGCGACCTGGCCAAGCGCAAACTGTTCCCCGGGCTCTATCACCTGGCTTTGGCCGGTCGGTTACCTGACGACTACCTGATCATCGGGTCCGGCCGTCACTCGCCGGGATCCGATGACGAGTTCCGCGACAAGATCCGGGACTCGCTGACCGAGTTCGTCGGTGAAGTCGACGCCGCGGTGGCTGACGAGGTGCTCGGGCGGTTGTCGTTCACCGTGTCCAGCTCAGACGACGGTAGCGACCTCGCCGAGGCGGTCAAGCAGGCGCAGGACAAGCTGGGCGACGATGCCAGCACCCTGATCTACCTGTCGGTGCCGCCGTCGGCGGCCAACGCGATGATCCGGATGCTGGGGGAGCAGGGAATCGCCACCCGTGATCCGGACAAGGTCCGCATCGTCACCGAAAAGCCGTTCGGCACCGATCTGCAGACTTCACGGGAGCTCGACGCCACCATCAAGGACGTGGTTGACGAGACTCAGGTCTACCGGATCGACCACTTCCTAGGTAAAGAGGCGGTGCAGAACATCCTGGCGCTGCGCTTCGCCAACGGGCTGATCGAGCCGGCGTGGAACCGCACCACAGTCGAATCCGTGCAGATCGACATCCCCGAAGATCTCACCGCGGAGGGGCGCGGCAGCTTTTACGAGTCGACAGGTTGCTTCCGCGACATGGTGACCACCCACCTGTGCCAGGTGCTGGGGTTCATCGCAATGGAAGCGCCGGTTCGCCTGGATGCCGAACAGGTGCGCAACGAGAAGTCCAAGGTGTTCACCGTCATGCGCCCGCTGGACCCGGAACGGGTGGTGTTCGGCCAGTACGACGGCTACCGCGACCTGGATGATGTGGCCGAGGATTCCCAGGTGGAGACTCTGGTCGCATTGGAGGCCTTCGTCGACAACGAGCGCTGGCAGGGGGTGCCGTTCTATTTGCGCACCGGCAAGGCGATGGGTGACAACCGTCGCACCGTGACACTGCGTTTCCGTACTCCGCCGCTAGGGCGGTTCGGCGAAAGTGGTTACGGTGCAGATGAATTGGTGCTGGAGCTGGAGGAGTCCCCGACGGCCCAGATCCACCTCAACGTCAAGCGGCCGGGCCCGGATATGGCGCTGACGTGCGGCACCTTCCACCTCGAGATCGCCGATGACGACCCCGACGATTCGCCGCTGGAAGCCTACGAGCGGTTGCTGTTGGATGTGATGCGCGGTGATCAGACATTGTTCACCCGCGCCGATGAGGTGGACCGGCTGTGGCAGGTGTGCCAGCCGGTACTGGACAACCCGCCGCCGGTGCAGCCGTACGCGCAAGGTTCATGGGGCCCCGCCGCCGCGGTGTCCCTGGTGAAGGGCGGTTGGCGGCTACCGGATGCGTGA
- a CDS encoding response regulator, with translation MPDVLVVDDDFMVAEIHRRFVEQVDGFRTVGVARNGSEALTAVAELAPDLVLLDVYLPDMTGLQVLQRLRSTGNGVGVIMITAARELDTVSAALDGGAADYLIKPFEFVQLRAKLEAFAARAATLGAVAHVDQSVVDRLFGNPGAPRTQSAAPLPKGLGVETAALVLAAVRDADEVSAAECAELVGISRVSARRYLEHYLSIGTLELRLQYGAGRPERRYRHL, from the coding sequence ATGCCTGATGTGCTGGTGGTAGACGACGACTTCATGGTCGCCGAGATCCACCGACGGTTCGTCGAACAGGTCGACGGGTTCCGCACTGTCGGGGTGGCCCGCAACGGGTCGGAAGCCCTGACGGCGGTGGCCGAACTGGCCCCCGATCTGGTGCTGCTGGATGTGTACCTGCCGGACATGACCGGCCTGCAGGTGTTACAGCGGTTGCGCTCGACCGGCAACGGCGTGGGAGTCATCATGATCACCGCGGCACGCGAACTGGACACCGTGAGCGCCGCGCTTGACGGCGGCGCCGCCGACTACCTGATCAAACCGTTCGAATTCGTCCAGTTACGTGCCAAACTCGAGGCTTTCGCCGCCCGGGCCGCCACCCTGGGCGCCGTGGCGCACGTCGATCAGAGTGTGGTGGACAGGTTGTTCGGCAACCCCGGCGCGCCGCGCACTCAGAGCGCCGCCCCGCTGCCCAAGGGGCTGGGTGTCGAGACCGCGGCGCTGGTGCTGGCAGCGGTGCGTGACGCCGACGAGGTATCAGCGGCCGAATGCGCTGAGCTGGTGGGCATTTCACGAGTGAGTGCGCGCCGCTATCTGGAGCACTACCTCAGCATCGGCACGCTGGAACTACGGCTGCAGTACGGCGCCGGCCGCCCCGAGCGCAGGTATCGCCACCTCTGA
- a CDS encoding phospholipase D family protein, with amino-acid sequence MSAESWLLTVAERGNPHTRLSAWSDGNAVRPLVHGSAYFDELVGEVEALQAGDHLFFTDWRGDPDERLRPDGPTVVELFTAAARRGVVVKGLMWRSHLDKLQYSEEENQHLGDDVEEAGGEVLLDQRVRVGGSHHQKLVVIRHPGEPTRDVAFVGGIDLCHSRRDTADHHGDPQAVQMSARYGDTPPWHDVQLRIQGPAVDALDTTFRERWTDPTPIDNNSPVAWLRDKLRRADLEADPLPAQPPPPPACGSQRIQVLRTYPDSHHAFSFAPDGERSIARAYLKAVPRARRLIYLEDQYLWSTEVARLFAAALRANPDLHLVAVVPRYPDVDGKLSLPPNSVGRQKALDVCRRTDPQRVHVFDVENASGTPVYVHAKVCVIDDVWAAVGSDNFNRRSWTHDSELSCAVMDQTVDEREPVDPAGRGESARVFARELRLKLLREHLDRADDGSEDGGLIDPAEVIQTVRAAADALQAWHDGGRVGPRPPGRLRPHQPERLGLLTRAWAVPAYRLLYDPDGRSWEQRLRNRW; translated from the coding sequence GTGAGCGCCGAGAGTTGGTTGCTGACCGTTGCCGAACGCGGCAACCCGCACACTCGACTGTCCGCCTGGAGTGACGGCAATGCGGTGCGCCCACTGGTGCACGGCAGCGCGTACTTCGACGAACTGGTCGGCGAAGTCGAGGCGCTGCAAGCCGGTGATCACCTGTTCTTCACTGACTGGCGGGGTGATCCGGACGAGCGGTTGCGTCCGGACGGGCCCACGGTCGTCGAATTGTTCACCGCGGCCGCCCGCCGCGGCGTGGTGGTCAAAGGGCTGATGTGGCGCTCGCACCTGGACAAGCTGCAGTACAGCGAGGAAGAGAACCAGCATCTCGGTGATGACGTCGAGGAAGCGGGCGGCGAGGTGTTGCTTGATCAACGTGTGCGGGTGGGGGGTTCCCATCACCAGAAACTGGTGGTGATACGCCATCCCGGCGAACCAACCCGTGATGTGGCGTTTGTCGGCGGAATCGACCTGTGCCACAGTCGCCGTGACACCGCCGACCATCACGGTGACCCGCAGGCGGTGCAGATGTCGGCGCGCTACGGTGACACCCCGCCGTGGCATGACGTGCAGCTCCGCATCCAGGGGCCTGCCGTGGACGCGCTGGACACCACCTTTCGCGAGCGCTGGACCGATCCGACGCCGATCGACAACAACTCACCGGTGGCTTGGCTGCGGGACAAGCTGCGCCGCGCCGACCTGGAGGCGGACCCGCTGCCGGCGCAGCCGCCGCCACCGCCGGCGTGCGGCAGTCAGCGCATCCAGGTACTTCGCACTTATCCTGATAGCCACCACGCCTTTTCGTTCGCACCCGACGGTGAGCGCAGTATCGCGCGGGCCTACCTGAAGGCGGTCCCGCGGGCCCGGCGGCTGATCTACCTCGAAGACCAGTACCTGTGGTCCACGGAGGTGGCCCGGCTGTTCGCCGCAGCGTTGCGCGCCAATCCCGATCTGCACCTGGTGGCGGTGGTTCCGCGGTATCCCGATGTCGACGGAAAGTTGTCGCTGCCGCCGAATTCCGTGGGCCGGCAGAAGGCGCTGGACGTGTGCCGCCGCACCGACCCGCAGCGGGTACACGTGTTCGATGTCGAGAATGCCTCGGGCACACCGGTTTACGTTCACGCCAAAGTGTGTGTCATCGACGACGTGTGGGCCGCTGTCGGCAGCGACAACTTCAACCGCCGGTCATGGACGCATGACAGCGAGTTGTCGTGTGCGGTGATGGATCAGACCGTCGACGAGCGTGAACCCGTCGACCCTGCCGGCCGGGGGGAGAGCGCCCGGGTGTTCGCCCGGGAGCTGCGGCTGAAACTGCTGCGTGAGCACCTCGACCGGGCCGATGACGGCAGCGAGGACGGTGGTCTGATCGATCCGGCGGAGGTGATCCAGACCGTGCGGGCCGCCGCCGATGCGCTGCAGGCGTGGCACGACGGCGGCCGGGTGGGCCCGCGCCCGCCGGGCCGGCTGCGCCCGCACCAGCCGGAACGGCTCGGGCTGCTCACCCGGGCCTGGGCGGTGCCGGCGTACCGGCTGCTCTACGACCCCGACGGCAGGTCGTGGGAGCAGCGGTTACGGAACCGCTGGTGA
- a CDS encoding Bug family tripartite tricarboxylate transporter substrate binding protein, whose protein sequence is MVALLIAVLATGCGVTRGSDPSGMHRLRMMVPNSPGGGYDLTARTAVKIMEDDDITGRVEVFNVIGAGGTVAMARLMNERGNGDLMMMMGLGVVGAVYTNGSSARASDATALAKMVEEQEGILVPATSPFKTVADFVAAWKADPSRVTIGGGSSPGGPDHLFPMETARAVGVDPKRVNFVSYDGGGDLLTALLGNKIAAGTSGLGEYVDQIESGQVRVLAVSGSERVEGVDAPTLTEAGIDLTFTNWRGILAPPGISEQDRDAMVKILEELHNTDAWKEALVANGWSDAFLTGEPFEKFLEEQDNRVATTLTDLGLL, encoded by the coding sequence ATGGTGGCACTGCTGATCGCGGTCCTGGCCACCGGGTGCGGCGTGACGCGCGGCAGCGACCCGTCCGGCATGCACCGGCTGCGGATGATGGTGCCCAACAGCCCGGGCGGCGGGTACGACCTCACGGCACGCACCGCGGTCAAGATCATGGAAGACGACGACATCACCGGTCGCGTCGAGGTGTTCAACGTCATCGGCGCCGGTGGCACGGTCGCGATGGCGCGGCTGATGAATGAACGCGGCAACGGTGACCTGATGATGATGATGGGCCTGGGCGTCGTCGGCGCGGTGTACACCAACGGGTCCTCGGCGCGCGCCTCCGACGCCACGGCTCTGGCCAAGATGGTCGAGGAGCAGGAGGGGATCCTGGTCCCGGCCACTTCGCCGTTCAAGACCGTCGCCGACTTCGTGGCCGCCTGGAAGGCCGATCCCAGCCGGGTGACCATCGGCGGCGGTTCCTCACCCGGGGGCCCCGATCATCTGTTCCCGATGGAAACCGCCCGCGCCGTGGGTGTCGACCCCAAGCGGGTCAACTTCGTCTCCTACGACGGCGGCGGCGATCTGCTGACCGCCCTGCTGGGCAACAAGATCGCCGCGGGAACCTCCGGTCTGGGCGAGTACGTCGACCAGATCGAATCCGGGCAGGTGCGGGTGCTGGCGGTCTCGGGCAGTGAACGTGTCGAAGGCGTCGACGCGCCCACGCTCACCGAGGCCGGGATCGACCTGACATTCACGAACTGGCGCGGAATCCTCGCTCCACCAGGGATTTCCGAGCAGGATCGCGACGCCATGGTGAAGATCCTGGAGGAGTTGCACAACACCGATGCGTGGAAGGAGGCGCTGGTGGCCAATGGCTGGAGTGACGCGTTCCTGACCGGGGAGCCGTTCGAGAAGTTCCTCGAGGAGCAGGACAACCGGGTCGCCACAACGCTGACAGATCTGGGGCTGTTATGA
- a CDS encoding sensor histidine kinase produces MVVAVVLLAVAAVSVTQSTREFREVRGQRMIAVAENTASLPIVRERFADPFAAQILAPDVDRAVALSGAGLAEIISPDGIVRASSDPSRVGAPAEFGTSDSRTGRAWFGDVDIAGVHSLVGQVPILAVTGDVLAVVSVSERYPSLWQLLSGAGERLAVYLSLGALLGLAASWLLSRRIKRRTRGLEIAEIAGLADHREALLHSIREGVVAVNTDGEITLLNDSACELLGLDSTVIGRRVDSVGMDPAVVDFLQSDPDSDGAHTSAGPDTVIATRTRVLALNRRAASSDGHSIGTVTTMRDSTELATMRGQLSSHKSVTDTLRAQTHEFANQLHTISGLVQLGEFDAVRELVGALTRRRAEISDAVTQRISDPAVAALLIAKTSLAAERKVALNISGESSLSPLDPAMATDVITLLGNLIDNAVDVSEGSAEARVVVGITGDGIGDGALMINVTDSGPGVPEHLRESIFARGVTSKPEGAGGPAEKRGIGLALVRLVTAQYGGSVAVTDATGGGARFTVRIPLSENAHA; encoded by the coding sequence ATGGTCGTGGCCGTCGTGCTGCTGGCCGTGGCCGCCGTGTCCGTCACCCAGTCGACCAGGGAATTCCGCGAAGTCCGCGGGCAGCGCATGATCGCCGTCGCCGAGAACACGGCGTCCCTGCCGATCGTGCGGGAACGCTTCGCCGACCCGTTCGCCGCACAGATCCTGGCTCCGGATGTGGACCGGGCAGTGGCGCTGTCGGGGGCCGGGCTGGCCGAGATCATCAGCCCCGACGGCATCGTGCGCGCCTCCTCGGACCCGTCCCGGGTGGGTGCCCCCGCAGAGTTCGGCACCAGCGATTCCCGCACCGGGCGCGCGTGGTTCGGCGATGTCGACATCGCCGGGGTGCACAGCCTGGTGGGGCAGGTGCCGATCCTGGCGGTGACCGGTGACGTGCTGGCCGTTGTCTCTGTCAGTGAGCGTTACCCCAGCCTGTGGCAGCTGCTCTCGGGCGCCGGGGAACGGCTGGCGGTGTATCTGAGCCTGGGCGCGTTGCTGGGATTGGCCGCGTCCTGGCTGCTGTCCCGGCGGATCAAACGGCGTACCCGCGGACTGGAGATCGCCGAGATCGCCGGCCTGGCCGATCACCGGGAAGCATTGCTCCACAGCATCCGCGAGGGCGTGGTCGCGGTGAACACCGACGGCGAGATCACCCTGCTCAATGACAGCGCCTGCGAACTACTGGGCCTGGACAGCACCGTGATCGGTCGCCGGGTGGACTCCGTCGGCATGGATCCGGCGGTCGTCGACTTCCTGCAGTCGGACCCCGACTCCGACGGCGCCCACACCTCGGCAGGACCCGACACGGTGATCGCCACACGTACCCGGGTACTGGCGCTGAACCGGCGGGCGGCCAGTAGCGACGGCCACTCCATCGGTACGGTGACCACGATGCGTGACAGCACCGAGTTGGCCACCATGCGGGGCCAGTTGTCGTCCCACAAGAGCGTGACCGACACTCTTCGAGCCCAGACCCACGAGTTCGCCAATCAGTTGCACACCATCTCCGGGCTGGTACAGCTGGGGGAATTCGATGCGGTACGCGAACTGGTGGGTGCGTTGACCCGGAGACGCGCGGAGATCAGTGACGCCGTCACCCAACGCATCTCCGATCCGGCGGTGGCAGCGCTGCTGATCGCCAAGACTTCACTGGCCGCCGAACGTAAAGTGGCACTGAATATTTCCGGGGAATCATCTCTGTCACCGCTGGATCCGGCGATGGCCACCGACGTCATCACACTGCTGGGCAACCTGATCGACAACGCCGTCGACGTCTCGGAGGGGTCAGCGGAGGCCCGGGTGGTGGTTGGCATCACCGGTGACGGCATCGGTGACGGCGCCCTGATGATCAACGTCACCGATTCCGGCCCCGGTGTGCCCGAGCATCTGCGTGAGTCCATCTTCGCGCGCGGAGTGACCTCCAAACCCGAAGGTGCGGGCGGGCCGGCGGAGAAGCGCGGTATCGGACTGGCCCTGGTCCGTCTGGTGACCGCACAATACGGCGGCTCGGTGGCGGTCACCGATGCGACCGGCGGCGGCGCCCGTTTCACCGTTCGGATCCCGTTGAGCGAGAACGCCCATGCCTGA
- a CDS encoding universal stress protein — MIVVGYTADRYGRTALEHGIAEAKLRETTLLVVNSSAGDSYVDAALAQDEEVHSLEDRLADCGVEFELEQPIGEYAADALLSVMDRAEAQLLVIGIRHRNPVGKLLLGSVSQRLILECRKPVLAVKPVGS, encoded by the coding sequence ATGATCGTGGTCGGATACACCGCCGACCGGTACGGCCGGACCGCGCTCGAGCACGGGATCGCCGAGGCGAAACTGCGCGAGACCACGCTGCTGGTGGTCAACTCCAGCGCCGGCGACTCCTATGTCGACGCCGCCCTCGCCCAAGACGAGGAGGTGCACTCCCTGGAGGACCGGCTGGCTGACTGCGGTGTCGAGTTCGAGCTGGAACAACCCATCGGGGAGTACGCCGCCGACGCGCTGCTGAGCGTGATGGATCGCGCCGAGGCGCAGCTGTTGGTGATCGGCATCCGACACCGTAATCCGGTGGGAAAGCTGCTGTTGGGCAGCGTGTCTCAGCGTCTCATCCTGGAGTGCCGCAAGCCCGTCCTGGCCGTCAAGCCCGTAGGGTCCTGA